TTGGCTTCTATATTTAATAGCATTTCCGATTATATTCTGAAATAACTGGATCTTTAACTGTTCATCCCCTATGATAGTGGGTAATGGATCGTGAGTGATAATCGCATTATTTTCTTCTATTTGAACTTTTAAGTTTGTTAAAGCATGTTCCAATACATGTTCGAAATTTACTGGGATGAGTTCTCTTTTTTTGTTAGATATTTTAGAATATTGTAAGAGATCGTTTGTCATTGCATCTAATCTTTTAGCTCCATCCGCTGCAAATCCTATAAATTCATTTGCATCTTGATCTAACTGATCTTTATAGCGTCTTTCTAATAGTTGTAAGAAGCTGGTTATCATTCTTAATGGTTCTCGAAGATCATGAGAGGTTATATAAGCAAATTGTTCCAATTCTTTATTAGACTCAGTCAGTGCTTCAGTACGTTTTTTAACTTCTTCTTCAAGAGTATCCTGATATTCTCTTAATTCTTTTTCTAGTTTTTTAAATTTTGTAATGTCTTTGAAAAGAATAGCAACTTGCCTACTTTCAGGACTTCCAATCTTAAATGCATAAACATCATACCATCTATTTAACTCCTTTGCAGGGTTTACAAAACGCATCGGCTTGCCAGTTAAAGCTATTTTGCCATAAATTTCAAACCAATGCTCCTCATGATCAGGAGCAAGATCCCGCATCAATTTACCACCTGCATCTTCTAGTCCAGTTTGCTTTGTAAAGGCAGGATTAATCTCTAAAAATTGATAATCAATAGGATTATTATCAGAATCGAAAATAACTTCGATAGTGCAGAAACCTTCATCAATAGAATTAAATAAAGTCAGATAATGTTCTTCACTTTCTCTTAGAGATTTAATAGCATCTTCAAGGTCAGCTGTACGGGCTATTACTAATCTCTCCAAATTTTTTCTATACATATCTAGTTCTGCTTCAATTGTCTTTCGATCTGTGATATCACGAACTACTGCCACTGCACCTGTTATTTTATTGTTATTGTCATTAATTGGGGCAGAAGTAACATTTCGATAACGTTTTTTACCAGTACTAGGAAAAACAACAATTTCTTCAAAATCTAAGAGTATTTCACCATTTAATGCACGAATCAAAGGTGAATCTTCCCTGGAACGAGCAGATCCATCAGCATTGTACACTTCCACACTTGAAATTAAATTATCTAAAGATTTGAGATTTTCTTGTTCAGTTTCCTTTTCAAATTTCCGTGCTGCAGCATTGGCCAATATTATATTTCCATGCTAAATATAAAATTGGAATATATAAAACATATAATTATTAATAATAGAATCTAATTTAAAAATTGGAGATGTTTTTATTATGGGTACAGAGAAAGATATTGAGTTTAAAAGATATGAAGAATGTGTTAATGAATATAAAGAGTTATTGGAAGATCTTACGTCGATAAAAGAAGGTAAAGATCGACCTGTTTCTGAGTTTGAAAGGCGTTGTAATGATTTAATTGAAAAATTTAAAACCATTGAATATTTAGGTATTCTAGAAGAACAGGCCCGAGCAATGGCAATTAATGATCTTTCAAAATTTATATCTGAAGCTAAGAATATCTAAAATAAAGATTTAGATTTTTGAAAATATTTTGAGAGTTAATTCTCAACAATTTTTTGGGATTAATATTTTCATCTATGTATTCACCTATCTTTTATTGAAGGCTCCAGTTTTTAAATTCATCCATTTTCATAGTTATATTTATTTAGTCAGCGCTTAAATGGATATGTATTTAGAAAATTATGTATTGGTTGTTTGCATGACATTGTATTGATTTTATCATTTTTTTCATGTCTTCGGTTTGGTTGGTTGTTATCATTCCAGTTGCAACAAATGTTAGATTTGATTTTTCACAGTACCATGATGCATAGAATTTTGCGAGTGATAAATTAGGCATATCATAATTTTCAAGCTGTGATATCTCATTGGCCATTTCTTTCACATTTATATCCATACTATGAACCTCAAAAAGAACAATATGTCCATTTACTGTTATATTTTCTTTTGTTTTGTTTATATAATTTGGATCTTCGTCAAATGGATGAAATAATTCTTTTAAATCTGCATTGCTTGTGTTTTTAACTACTCCAACCCAGAAAGTTCCATTACCGCTATATTCAAATATTCTTTCGTTATTGTTTGTGTGATTTTCAGTATTGTTAAATCCTGAGGGAATATAACTTGGACCATTAAAACTTGTGAATTTAAAAGTTTCACCAGAAAATGAAATTAATAGCATTCCTGCCACAAAAACAATTAACAGTACTAATAAAAACTTTTTTATCGTCCCTAATCTAGATCTACTATTTT
This sequence is a window from Methanobacterium sp. SMA-27. Protein-coding genes within it:
- a CDS encoding ATP-binding protein, with protein sequence MILANAAARKFEKETEQENLKSLDNLISSVEVYNADGSARSREDSPLIRALNGEILLDFEEIVVFPSTGKKRYRNVTSAPINDNNNKITGAVAVVRDITDRKTIEAELDMYRKNLERLVIARTADLEDAIKSLRESEEHYLTLFNSIDEGFCTIEVIFDSDNNPIDYQFLEINPAFTKQTGLEDAGGKLMRDLAPDHEEHWFEIYGKIALTGKPMRFVNPAKELNRWYDVYAFKIGSPESRQVAILFKDITKFKKLEKELREYQDTLEEEVKKRTEALTESNKELEQFAYITSHDLREPLRMITSFLQLLERRYKDQLDQDANEFIGFAADGAKRLDAMTNDLLQYSKISNKKRELIPVNFEHVLEHALTNLKVQIEENNAIITHDPLPTIIGDEQLKIQLFQNIIGNAIKYRSQENPKIHISATKEKNQYLFSIEDNGIGMSHEHLEKIFTIFQRLHTHEEYEGTGIGLAIAHKIVHQQGGQIWVESVLGKGSTFYFTIRIQAEN